A DNA window from Cytophagia bacterium CHB2 contains the following coding sequences:
- a CDS encoding MerR family transcriptional regulator, whose protein sequence is MQKQEKWPDLFLESEKISACWFILVCSNFKIIKSQIDVNFWRKTCQSCTAKYRISFYSQHRFMNLALEQSPKLKIGEVARQLDVAVETIRMYEREGLFLVHKTASGQRLFSASDVHWISCIRRLITERGLNLEGIRRMLAFLPCWDLKPCSDAEREKCPAYLNAMKPCWMIKTQLTSDCQTFDCRECKVYKSAQHCDNLKELLRRHDAQSRQ, encoded by the coding sequence GTGCTGGTTCATTCTGGTTTGCTCTAATTTCAAAATAATTAAATCTCAGATTGACGTGAATTTCTGGCGCAAGACTTGCCAAAGCTGTACTGCAAAATACAGGATTTCATTCTATAGTCAGCACAGATTCATGAATCTAGCGCTTGAGCAAAGCCCCAAACTGAAAATTGGTGAAGTCGCGCGGCAACTCGACGTTGCGGTGGAAACCATTCGCATGTACGAACGCGAGGGGCTATTCCTCGTGCACAAAACCGCTAGCGGGCAGCGGCTGTTCAGCGCCTCCGATGTGCATTGGATTTCGTGTATTCGGCGTTTGATCACCGAGCGCGGACTCAATCTCGAAGGCATTCGCCGCATGCTCGCATTTCTGCCATGCTGGGATTTGAAACCGTGCTCGGATGCGGAAAGAGAGAAGTGTCCGGCATATTTGAACGCGATGAAACCGTGTTGGATGATCAAAACGCAACTCACAAGCGACTGCCAAACGTTTGATTGCCGCGAGTGCAAAGTGTATAAGAGCGCGCAGCATTGTGATAATTTGAAAGAGCTGCTGCGCAGGCACGACGCGCAGTCACGGCAATAA